In Rothia mucilaginosa, one genomic interval encodes:
- the mscL gene encoding large conductance mechanosensitive channel protein MscL codes for MLKGFKDFLIRGNVIDLAVGLIMGTAFTAVVTALVQSVLMPAISMLVKSPNFDEFLVFDQIKVGVFLTAVVNFILIAAAVYFAVVVPTQKLTEIALAKKKAEDEAAEEEEETEIALLKEIRDALAKK; via the coding sequence ATGCTTAAGGGTTTTAAAGATTTTCTGATCCGCGGTAACGTCATCGACCTCGCAGTTGGTCTGATCATGGGTACCGCCTTCACCGCTGTGGTGACCGCACTTGTCCAGTCCGTCCTGATGCCCGCTATCTCGATGCTGGTTAAGTCCCCCAACTTCGACGAGTTCCTGGTCTTTGACCAGATCAAGGTCGGCGTATTCCTGACTGCCGTCGTTAACTTCATCCTGATTGCAGCTGCTGTGTACTTCGCAGTTGTTGTCCCCACTCAGAAGCTGACTGAAATCGCACTGGCTAAGAAGAAGGCTGAAGACGAGGCTGCTGAAGAAGAGGAAGAGACCGAGATCGCACTCCTCAAGGAGATTCGCGACGCTCTGGCAAAGAAGTAA
- the glmM gene encoding phosphoglucosamine mutase: MTERLFGTDGVRGLANDVITPALAMELAQAASIVLGFDTVEEGVRPRAVIANDSRSSADFIVSAMKAGFASAGVDVLDAGIVPTPAAAYLVAHTGADFGVMISASHNPAADNGIKFLARGGQKLEDSVEDAIERVYREKSFRYPTGGAVGTVKPLEDGTKAYVKHLVSTLPEGKPLVGMKIVLDCANGAAYAASPATFEALGAEVIALAVEPNGTNINDGVGSTHPEKLQAAVVEHGADLGIAHDGDSDRCQAVDEKGNLVDGDQIMAILAVAAKREGKLAKDTLVATVMSSLGLELYLREHGITLGRTAVGDRYVLESMREHGYNLGGEQSGHVIMSDYATTGDGVLTGIQLAAEVARSGQTLSELASRMQPTPQRLINVKGVDRAAVKTNEALATAVSEAEGVLGESGRVLLRASGTEPLVRVMVEAATQEQADEVAQQLADVVAKELAL, from the coding sequence GTGACTGAACGACTTTTTGGAACCGACGGCGTACGCGGTCTGGCAAACGATGTAATTACTCCCGCCCTGGCTATGGAGCTCGCGCAGGCGGCTTCTATTGTTCTGGGCTTTGACACGGTAGAAGAGGGTGTACGCCCCCGTGCCGTGATCGCAAATGACTCCCGCTCCTCTGCAGACTTCATTGTCTCTGCTATGAAGGCTGGCTTCGCTAGCGCAGGTGTTGACGTGCTGGATGCCGGTATCGTCCCCACCCCCGCGGCAGCTTACCTGGTGGCGCACACCGGTGCTGATTTCGGCGTGATGATTTCTGCATCGCACAACCCCGCAGCGGACAACGGTATTAAGTTCCTGGCTCGCGGCGGCCAGAAGCTGGAAGACTCCGTTGAGGACGCTATTGAGCGCGTCTACCGCGAGAAGTCCTTCCGCTACCCGACCGGTGGTGCTGTGGGTACCGTCAAGCCCCTGGAGGACGGTACCAAGGCTTACGTGAAGCACCTGGTCTCCACCCTTCCCGAAGGCAAGCCCCTTGTCGGCATGAAGATTGTTCTGGACTGCGCAAACGGTGCAGCCTACGCGGCATCCCCGGCAACCTTCGAGGCACTGGGTGCAGAGGTCATTGCACTGGCTGTAGAGCCCAACGGCACCAACATCAACGACGGCGTGGGCTCCACCCACCCGGAGAAGCTGCAGGCAGCTGTGGTTGAGCACGGCGCGGACCTCGGTATCGCCCACGACGGCGACTCCGACCGCTGCCAGGCAGTTGACGAAAAGGGCAACCTGGTAGACGGCGACCAGATCATGGCTATCCTGGCTGTTGCGGCTAAGCGCGAAGGTAAGCTCGCAAAGGACACCCTCGTCGCGACCGTGATGAGTAGCTTGGGTCTGGAACTGTACCTGCGCGAGCACGGCATCACCCTCGGCCGCACCGCTGTGGGCGACCGCTACGTCCTCGAGTCCATGCGCGAGCACGGCTACAATCTGGGCGGCGAGCAGTCCGGCCACGTCATCATGAGCGACTACGCAACCACCGGTGACGGCGTTCTGACCGGCATCCAGCTGGCTGCAGAGGTGGCACGAAGCGGCCAGACCCTCTCGGAGCTGGCATCCCGCATGCAGCCCACCCCGCAGCGCCTGATCAACGTCAAGGGCGTTGACCGTGCGGCTGTGAAGACCAACGAGGCGCTCGCTACCGCTGTGAGCGAGGCTGAGGGCGTACTGGGTGAGAGCGGCCGCGTGCTGTTGCGTGCATCCGGTACCGAGCCTCTGGTTCGCGTGATGGTTGAAGCTGCAACCCAGGAGCAGGCTGACGAGGTTGCTCAGCAGCTGGCTGACGTTGTGGCTAAGGAACTGGCACTCTAA
- the ppk2 gene encoding polyphosphate kinase 2: MAEQNPSTQPEEKAVEAPQTESHHHAAEGAHAHTGSEKKQAIKEALKPQARRTSVVEDYSAELDEMASLTRALGKDKKDDETSQAWKKGYPYDTKLSRKAYEKEKRALQIELLKLQLWAKSTGQKILIIFEGRDAAGKGGSIKRFTEHLNPRGARVVALEKPTDIEQTQWYFQRYIKHLPSGGEIVLMDRSWYNRAGVERVMGYCTQAQYFEFMREVPDLERMLVNSGIHIIKFWFSVTREEQLARFTSRRTDPVRQWKLSPTDLASLDKWDDYTAAKEAMFFYTHTGDAPWTVIKSNDKKRARLEAMRYVLTQFDYPAKDEAVVGELDSLIVRSASDVFEDESGDSPDGFPVVK; the protein is encoded by the coding sequence ATGGCAGAGCAGAATCCCTCCACCCAGCCCGAAGAGAAGGCTGTGGAGGCTCCTCAGACTGAATCCCACCACCACGCCGCTGAAGGCGCACATGCACACACCGGTTCTGAGAAGAAACAAGCCATCAAGGAAGCCCTGAAGCCCCAGGCACGCCGCACCTCCGTTGTCGAAGACTACTCGGCAGAGCTGGACGAAATGGCTTCCCTCACCCGCGCCCTCGGCAAGGACAAGAAGGACGACGAAACCTCGCAGGCATGGAAGAAGGGTTACCCCTACGACACCAAGCTCAGCCGTAAGGCATACGAGAAGGAAAAGCGTGCCCTGCAGATTGAGCTGCTGAAGCTGCAGCTCTGGGCTAAGTCCACCGGTCAGAAGATCCTCATCATCTTCGAAGGCCGTGACGCAGCGGGTAAGGGTGGCTCCATTAAGCGCTTCACCGAGCACCTGAACCCCCGTGGCGCTCGCGTTGTCGCATTGGAGAAGCCGACCGATATCGAGCAGACCCAGTGGTACTTCCAGCGTTACATCAAGCACCTGCCCTCCGGCGGCGAAATCGTTCTGATGGACCGCTCCTGGTACAACCGTGCCGGTGTTGAGCGCGTTATGGGTTACTGCACCCAGGCACAGTACTTCGAGTTCATGCGTGAAGTTCCGGACCTGGAGCGCATGCTGGTGAACTCCGGTATCCACATCATCAAGTTCTGGTTCTCCGTCACCCGCGAAGAGCAGCTCGCACGCTTCACCTCCCGCCGTACCGACCCGGTTCGTCAGTGGAAGCTTTCCCCCACCGACCTGGCCTCCCTGGACAAGTGGGACGACTACACCGCGGCGAAGGAAGCAATGTTCTTCTACACCCACACCGGTGACGCTCCCTGGACCGTTATCAAGTCCAACGACAAGAAGCGCGCACGCCTGGAAGCAATGCGTTACGTGCTCACCCAGTTCGACTACCCCGCCAAGGATGAGGCAGTCGTGGGCGAGCTCGACTCGCTGATCGTCCGCTCCGCATCCGACGTCTTCGAGGACGAGTCCGGTGACTCTCCCGACGGCTTCCCGGTTGTCAAGTAA
- a CDS encoding M15 family metallopeptidase, whose protein sequence is MKSLHRTSTVQEPFDSSVVNRRTLLGAALGVGGTALLAACGSQGRGASSSSSAASASASESAAASAASSSASSTAAASSTAPSPVVSATSASASASASASASSSPLALAQPSVESQPDSLRCLVNKMRPFAQQDWEPSDLVEFYGHQLRAEAAKAADTMIDAAATDGVTLLVSSAYRSYAVQQQTYQYWVSVNGQQVADQLSARPGYSEHQTGLAIDFASPEGCRLEECYRDTLAGQWLAKNAPRYGYILRFPDGRQSVTGYRFEPWHYRYVGVQIAQEYVSSGAKTFEEFIGTGAAPDYASAN, encoded by the coding sequence GTGAAGTCTCTGCACCGTACGTCTACCGTTCAGGAGCCTTTTGATAGTTCTGTGGTGAACCGCCGCACTCTCTTGGGTGCCGCTTTGGGTGTTGGTGGCACTGCGCTATTGGCAGCTTGTGGCTCGCAGGGCCGGGGGGCGTCTTCTTCATCTTCTGCAGCGAGCGCTTCTGCTTCTGAGTCTGCGGCGGCTTCGGCGGCTTCGTCTAGTGCCTCTTCCACTGCGGCGGCTTCTTCTACCGCGCCCTCCCCTGTTGTTTCTGCTACCAGCGCCTCTGCAAGTGCTTCGGCTTCTGCGAGCGCCTCTTCTTCCCCGCTGGCTCTTGCTCAGCCCAGTGTTGAGTCTCAGCCGGACTCGTTGCGTTGCCTCGTGAATAAGATGCGCCCCTTTGCGCAGCAGGATTGGGAGCCGAGTGACCTGGTGGAGTTCTACGGTCATCAATTGCGTGCTGAGGCGGCGAAGGCGGCGGATACGATGATTGATGCAGCCGCTACTGATGGCGTGACTCTGCTTGTTTCTAGCGCGTATCGTTCGTATGCGGTGCAGCAGCAGACCTATCAGTATTGGGTTTCGGTGAACGGTCAGCAGGTGGCGGACCAGTTGTCGGCTCGTCCCGGCTATTCGGAGCATCAGACGGGTTTGGCGATTGATTTTGCTTCTCCTGAGGGTTGCCGTTTGGAGGAGTGTTACCGCGATACACTGGCTGGCCAGTGGTTGGCGAAGAATGCTCCGCGTTACGGATATATTTTGCGCTTCCCTGATGGTCGTCAGTCGGTGACCGGTTATCGTTTTGAGCCGTGGCATTACCGCTATGTGGGTGTGCAGATTGCTCAGGAGTATGTGTCTTCGGGTGCGAAGACTTTTGAGGAGTTTATCGGTACGGGTGCGGCACCCGATTATGCAAGTGCGAACTAG
- the rpsI gene encoding 30S ribosomal protein S9 produces MAQNEEQIVVEEELTSYTSESAAPAAAKAARPALTVAGAAVGRRKEAVARVRVVPGSGNWTINGRTLEDYFPNKLHQQDVNQPFKLLELEGAYDVIARINGGGPSGQAGALRLGIARALNEIDRENNRPALKKAGYLTRDARVIERKKAGLKKARKASQFSKR; encoded by the coding sequence GTGGCTCAGAACGAAGAGCAGATCGTAGTCGAGGAAGAGCTGACCAGCTACACCTCGGAGTCCGCTGCCCCCGCAGCGGCTAAGGCAGCACGTCCGGCACTGACCGTTGCAGGCGCAGCAGTTGGTCGCCGCAAGGAAGCAGTCGCACGCGTTCGCGTTGTGCCCGGTTCCGGTAACTGGACCATCAACGGTCGTACCCTGGAAGACTACTTCCCCAACAAGCTGCACCAGCAGGACGTCAACCAGCCCTTCAAGCTCCTGGAGCTCGAGGGTGCATACGACGTCATCGCACGCATCAACGGTGGTGGCCCCTCCGGTCAGGCAGGTGCTCTGCGCCTGGGTATCGCTCGTGCACTGAACGAGATCGACCGCGAGAACAACCGCCCCGCACTGAAGAAGGCTGGCTACCTGACCCGTGACGCACGCGTCATCGAGCGTAAGAAGGCTGGTCTTAAGAAGGCACGCAAGGCTTCGCAGTTCTCCAAGCGTTAA
- the rplM gene encoding 50S ribosomal protein L13, whose amino-acid sequence MRTYTPKPGEVERQWHVIDATDVVLGRLASQTAILLRGKHKPTFAPHVDTGDFVIIVNAEKVALTGAKLEQKRAYRHSGYPGGLKSVNYAELLETNPVRAVEKAVKGMLPKNKLAAQQLKKLKVYAGPEHPHAAQQPKTYEFNQVAQ is encoded by the coding sequence CCAAGCCCGGCGAAGTCGAGCGCCAGTGGCACGTCATTGACGCCACCGACGTTGTTCTCGGCCGCCTCGCAAGCCAGACCGCTATCCTGCTGCGCGGTAAGCACAAGCCGACTTTTGCTCCCCACGTTGACACCGGTGACTTCGTTATCATCGTGAACGCTGAGAAGGTCGCCCTGACCGGTGCAAAGCTCGAGCAGAAGCGTGCATACCGCCACTCGGGTTACCCCGGCGGTCTGAAGTCCGTGAACTACGCAGAGCTGCTTGAGACCAACCCCGTTCGCGCGGTTGAGAAGGCTGTCAAGGGCATGCTGCCCAAGAACAAGCTCGCTGCACAGCAGCTCAAGAAGCTGAAGGTCTACGCTGGCCCCGAGCACCCGCACGCGGCACAGCAGCCCAAGACCTACGAATTCAACCAGGTCGCCCAGTAA